One segment of Pyrococcus sp. ST04 DNA contains the following:
- a CDS encoding NOG1 family protein: MKNPFERMPTVLTADELIDKAFRRAERAASAFKPRGDKVKKARQREELRIRTVSNVIRDNLKKVLERTPGLSTLPKFYQELVDVLVDRDTFHKAMAGIDWAIRMVRELEERYVERIRHSKDPDEMAQLRRQFYGRVASVLRDIDDRLRYLNKAREVLKDLPVVDLEIPTVVIAGHPNVGKSTLLKALTTAKPEIASYPFTTRGINVGIFEDGYFKYQVIDTPGLLDRPLSERNEIEKQAILALKHLGKLIVYIFDPSEYCGFPIEEQMHLFEEIYSEFNEFPFIVVLNKIDIAKKEQVEKIEEFVKRKGLEVFKISAAKGEGVEELKKKIVEVLRPLAHEVAKKKIEEELRRYRSALNL; encoded by the coding sequence ATGAAGAATCCTTTTGAAAGAATGCCCACAGTACTTACCGCTGATGAATTAATAGACAAGGCGTTTAGAAGAGCTGAGAGAGCAGCATCAGCCTTTAAACCTAGAGGAGATAAAGTTAAGAAAGCAAGACAGAGAGAAGAGCTCAGAATAAGAACTGTTAGCAATGTTATAAGGGACAACTTAAAAAAAGTGCTCGAAAGAACTCCTGGGTTATCAACCCTTCCCAAATTCTACCAAGAGCTTGTGGATGTTCTGGTTGACAGGGATACATTTCATAAAGCAATGGCTGGAATTGATTGGGCTATAAGAATGGTGAGAGAGCTAGAGGAGAGATATGTGGAGAGGATTAGACACTCCAAGGATCCAGATGAGATGGCTCAGTTAAGAAGACAGTTTTACGGGAGGGTTGCAAGTGTCCTAAGGGACATAGATGACAGGCTCAGATACCTTAACAAAGCCAGGGAAGTCCTTAAGGATTTGCCGGTAGTAGATTTGGAGATCCCAACCGTTGTCATTGCTGGCCATCCAAATGTTGGTAAATCAACCCTCCTAAAGGCCTTAACCACGGCAAAGCCAGAGATTGCCAGTTATCCGTTTACAACCAGGGGAATTAACGTTGGTATTTTTGAAGATGGCTACTTCAAGTACCAAGTGATAGATACCCCTGGCCTACTGGACAGACCTCTTAGTGAAAGAAATGAGATAGAGAAGCAGGCCATATTGGCATTGAAGCATCTTGGAAAGCTTATAGTTTACATTTTTGATCCCAGTGAATATTGTGGATTTCCAATAGAGGAACAGATGCACTTATTCGAAGAGATATATTCTGAATTCAATGAGTTTCCATTCATAGTTGTTCTTAACAAGATAGACATTGCAAAAAAGGAGCAGGTAGAAAAGATTGAGGAATTCGTTAAGAGAAAGGGGCTGGAAGTTTTCAAGATATCGGCCGCAAAGGGAGAGGGGGTTGAAGAACTGAAAAAGAAAATTGTTGAAGTTCTAAGACCCTTGGCTCATGAAGTTGCAAAAAAGAAAATTGAGGAGGAACTAAGAAGATACAGGAGTGCTCTCAACCTTTGA
- a CDS encoding DUF996 domain-containing protein: protein MTLSNAKLYGGIGAILNLVGPLVPNVGFVLSIVGLVLVFLAIKIISDETGDRDIFNNFLKAFITAIIGVVLFIGILIGSVGIAVLKGSELLHPAKMMSIIGSILIGFLIFWILFVVSTYFRKKSYELVAQYTSVDMFKTAGLLYFIGGILLIIGIGLIVILVAAILEIVAFFSLPEEVSKVESTPVSS from the coding sequence ATGACACTGAGCAATGCCAAGTTGTATGGTGGTATTGGGGCAATTCTAAACTTGGTTGGTCCATTAGTCCCCAATGTAGGATTTGTTTTATCCATAGTTGGCCTTGTACTAGTATTTTTGGCAATAAAGATAATCAGCGATGAAACTGGTGACAGGGATATTTTCAACAACTTCCTTAAGGCTTTCATAACAGCGATAATTGGGGTCGTACTCTTCATAGGAATACTGATCGGTAGTGTCGGAATTGCAGTACTAAAAGGATCGGAACTTCTTCATCCAGCAAAAATGATGTCAATCATAGGCTCTATCCTGATAGGCTTCCTTATATTCTGGATACTGTTCGTTGTTTCAACATATTTCAGGAAGAAGAGTTACGAGCTGGTCGCCCAGTACACTAGTGTCGACATGTTCAAGACTGCAGGTCTGTTGTACTTCATAGGAGGAATATTGTTAATAATAGGGATAGGGCTCATCGTTATTCTAGTGGCGGCTATACTGGAGATAGTTGCATTCTTCTCTCTACCGGAGGAAGTTTCAAAGGTTGAGAGCACTCCTGTATCTTCTTAG
- a CDS encoding DUF2284 domain-containing protein, with product MKVVWVKEIDASKIVVSPRPVWKCRTCPMYGKRPSCPPHVPSWVETKELVKHYKKALLIKFEINMEKFEEEKRKVLLWLLEKEKELFNQGNIYAIALFPGNCNLCDVCTFEESGMCKMPEKVRPSIDAIGIELSNLVTINFRESVLYGLILVD from the coding sequence ATGAAAGTGGTGTGGGTAAAGGAGATAGATGCTTCAAAAATTGTCGTTTCTCCAAGGCCGGTTTGGAAGTGCAGAACATGTCCTATGTATGGAAAACGTCCTAGTTGTCCTCCTCATGTTCCAAGTTGGGTTGAAACTAAGGAGCTAGTGAAACACTATAAAAAGGCCCTTCTAATAAAATTTGAAATCAACATGGAGAAATTTGAGGAAGAGAAAAGGAAGGTGCTTTTATGGTTGCTTGAGAAGGAGAAGGAGCTGTTCAATCAGGGGAATATTTATGCAATTGCATTATTCCCCGGAAATTGCAACTTATGTGATGTTTGCACATTTGAGGAGAGCGGAATGTGTAAGATGCCTGAAAAAGTTCGACCAAGCATAGATGCAATTGGTATTGAACTATCAAATCTAGTAACAATAAACTTCCGTGAATCTGTTTTGTATGGATTAATTTTGGTTGACTAA
- the gcvH gene encoding glycine cleavage system protein GcvH: MIEVGEYKVKEGLYYTKDHEWVKVLEDGTVLVGISDYAQKELGDLAYVELPEIGKEVNKGDVLCEVESVKAVSEVYAPVSGEVIEVNEELSDSPEKINEDPYEAWIAKLKPKNLEEELKELMDANAYAEYLKTL; encoded by the coding sequence ATGATTGAGGTTGGGGAGTACAAAGTAAAAGAAGGATTGTACTACACAAAAGATCATGAATGGGTAAAGGTTCTTGAAGATGGAACAGTACTTGTCGGAATTAGTGACTACGCTCAGAAGGAGTTAGGAGACTTAGCTTACGTAGAACTCCCAGAAATAGGGAAAGAAGTCAACAAGGGAGACGTCCTCTGTGAAGTAGAGAGTGTTAAGGCAGTTAGTGAAGTTTATGCCCCAGTCAGTGGTGAGGTTATTGAAGTTAATGAAGAACTTAGCGATAGTCCAGAAAAAATAAACGAAGATCCCTACGAAGCTTGGATAGCAAAACTGAAGCCAAAGAACTTAGAAGAAGAGTTGAAAGAGTTAATGGACGCTAACGCATATGCGGAGTATCTAAAAACACTTTAA